A single window of Sphaerodactylus townsendi isolate TG3544 linkage group LG03, MPM_Stown_v2.3, whole genome shotgun sequence DNA harbors:
- the LOC125428569 gene encoding zinc finger protein ZFP2-like isoform X8, whose protein sequence is MWPLWLECPEVTGLFLSLKEGLLVPKPDSISLPEEAGDPLDQAPEERTRSTEDNALQNKFSKEPPVLLYDETEQNSNTEMKRKRGNQCCASQSAESQILETHGKTDSREKPDKFFECEMSDKNCILAAHQRIHTRKKPYKHLECGKSFAQGSDLTQPQIHNGEKPYKCLEYTGEKTYKCLECGKSVAWSSDLIIHQQIHTGEKPYKCLECEKSFSQSSGLISHQQIHTGEKPHKCLECGKSFTRNGNLAVHQRTHTGEKPYKCLKCGISFARSGTLAVHQSMHTGEKPYKCLQCGMSFPRNSDLTVHQRIHTGEKPYKCLECGKSVARGSDLIIHQRIHTGEKPYKCLVCEKSFSQSSALISHQQIHTGEKPHKCLECGKSFTRNGNLAVHQRMHTGEKPYKCLDCGMSFARSGTLSVHQSMHTGEKPYKCLECGMSFPRSSDLTIHQRIHTGEKPYKCLECGKSFARSGSLAVHQSMHTGEKPFKCLECGKSFARSSDLTIHQRVHTGEKPYKCLKCGKGFARNGSLAVHQQIHTEEKPYKCLVCGKSFVRSSHLTRHQHKHTEKKMQKFL, encoded by the exons TTGGAATGTCCGGAAGTAACTGGTCTGTTTCTTTCCCTCAAAGAAGGACTTCTAGTTCCCAAACCTGATTCCATATCCTTACCGGAAGAAGCAGGAGATCCACTTGACCAGGCCCCAGAAGAAAGAACAAGGTCAACAG AGGATAATGCTCTCCAGAACAAGTTCAGCAAAGAACCACCAGTCCTCCTTTATGATGAAACAGAGCAAAATAGTAACACAGAAATGAAACGGAAGAGGGGGAACCAATGCTGTGCTTCTCAGAGTGCTGAATCCCAGATATTGGAAACACATGGAAAAACTGACTCGAGGGAGAAACCTGACAAATTCTTTGAATGCGAAATGAGCGATAAGAACTGCATCCTTGCAgctcatcaaagaatccacactagGAAGAAACCATATAAACatttagagtgtggaaagagctttgctcagggTTCAGATCTTACTCAACCTCAAATTCACaatggggagaagccatataaatgcttagagtaTACTGGGGAGAAAAcatataagtgcttggagtgtggaaaaagtgtTGCTTGGAGTTCAGATCTTATTATCcatcaacaaatccacactggggagaaaccatataaatgcttggaatgtgaaAAAAGTTTCTCTCAGAGTTCAGGACTTATTAGTcatcaacaaatccacactggggagaaaccacataaatgtttggagtgtggaaaaagctttactCGGAATGGAAATCTAGCTGTTCATCAAAGAacgcacactggggagaaaccatataaatgcttgaagTGTGGAATTAGCTTTGCTCGGAGTGGAACACTAGCTGTTCATCAAAGcatgcacactggggagaaaccatataaatgcctgcagTGTGGGATGAGCTTTCCTCGTAATTCAGATCTTACTgtccatcaacgaatccacactggggagaaaccctataagtgcttggagtgtggaaaaagcgtTGCTCGGGGTTCAGATCTTATTatccatcaacgaatccacactggggagaaaccatataaatgcttggtaTGTGAAAAAAGCTTCTCTCAGAGTTCAGCACTTATTAGTcatcaacaaatccacactggggagaaaccacataaatgtttggagtgtggaaaaagctttactCGGAATGGAAATCTAGCTGTTCATCAAAGaatgcacactggggagaaaccatataaatgcttggactgTGGAATGAGCTTTGCTCGGAGTGGAACTCTGTCTGTTCATCAAAgtatgcacactggggagaaaccatataaatgcttggagtgtgggatgAGCTTTCCTCGGAGTTCAGATCTTACTAttcatcaaagaatccacactggggagaaaccctataagtgcttagagtgtggaaaaagctttgctcgGAGTGGAAGTTTAGCTGTTCATCAAAGcatgcacactggggagaaaccatttaaatgcttggagtgtggaaagagctttgctcggagTTCAGATCTTACTATCCATCAACgagtccacactggggagaaaccatataaatgcttgaagtgtggaaaaggctttgctCGGAATGGAAGTCTAGCTGTTcatcaacaaatccacactgaggagaaaccgtataaatgcttggtgtgtggaaagagctttgttcGGAGTTCACATCTTACTAGACATCAACATAAGCACAcagagaagaaaatgcagaaattcctGTAG